Proteins encoded together in one Bradyrhizobium sp. CB82 window:
- a CDS encoding Rieske 2Fe-2S domain-containing protein has translation MAKYGNNSRAIEALVREAEVHRDVYVDPEIFELEMEHLFPNSWIYVGHASQLSKPGDFITANIGRQPVMASRHGDGSIHLFYNRCPHKGVKIASEPCGNTGKFFRCPYHAWSFRTDGSLLAIPLKKGYENTGFAETQANEGLSKIKNVVIYRDFIFARLSESGVSFEDYFGESLSTIDNMVDRSPEGKLAVEAAPIRYMHTCNWKMLVENQTDTCHPMVAHESSAGTAVKVWRLEHGDSTETPMAVQLYGPFMSPYEFYEQSGIRIWPNGHGHTGVANSIHSNYSDIEGYLARMVAAYGEKRAHEILGEVRHNTVYFPNIMVKGAVQILRNFIPIAVDKTLVESWVYRLVGAPDKLYERALMYNRFINAPTSIVGHDDLEMYERAQEGLKSNGNQWVNLRRLYESNEEQDVTAVINGTSERQMRNQFHAWAKFITMDMDQRVEAAE, from the coding sequence ATGGCGAAATACGGAAACAATTCTCGCGCGATCGAGGCGCTGGTGCGCGAGGCCGAGGTGCACCGCGACGTCTATGTCGATCCTGAAATCTTCGAGCTCGAGATGGAGCATCTGTTCCCGAATAGCTGGATCTATGTCGGGCATGCCAGCCAGTTGTCGAAGCCCGGCGATTTCATCACCGCCAATATTGGCCGGCAGCCGGTGATGGCGAGCCGCCATGGCGACGGCTCCATCCACCTTTTCTACAATCGTTGTCCGCACAAGGGCGTGAAGATTGCCTCCGAACCCTGCGGCAATACCGGTAAATTTTTCCGCTGTCCCTATCATGCCTGGTCATTCAGGACCGACGGATCGCTGCTCGCGATCCCCCTGAAGAAGGGTTATGAGAACACCGGCTTCGCCGAGACCCAGGCGAACGAGGGGCTGTCGAAGATCAAGAACGTCGTCATCTATCGCGATTTCATCTTCGCGCGCCTGAGCGAAAGCGGTGTCTCCTTCGAGGACTATTTTGGCGAGAGCCTTTCGACGATCGACAACATGGTCGACCGGTCGCCGGAGGGGAAGCTGGCGGTCGAGGCCGCGCCGATCCGTTACATGCACACCTGCAATTGGAAGATGCTGGTCGAGAACCAGACCGATACCTGCCATCCCATGGTGGCGCATGAGAGCTCGGCCGGCACCGCCGTCAAGGTCTGGAGGCTTGAGCACGGCGACTCCACGGAGACGCCGATGGCAGTGCAGCTCTATGGGCCCTTCATGAGCCCGTATGAGTTCTACGAGCAGAGCGGCATCCGGATCTGGCCCAACGGCCATGGCCACACCGGTGTCGCCAATTCCATCCATTCCAACTATTCGGACATCGAAGGTTATCTCGCCCGGATGGTTGCAGCCTATGGCGAGAAGCGGGCGCACGAGATCCTGGGAGAGGTCCGGCACAACACCGTCTACTTCCCGAACATCATGGTCAAGGGCGCCGTCCAGATCCTGCGCAACTTCATTCCTATCGCGGTGGACAAGACGCTGGTCGAGAGCTGGGTCTATCGCCTAGTCGGTGCGCCCGACAAGCTCTATGAACGTGCGCTCATGTACAACCGCTTCATCAACGCGCCGACCTCGATCGTCGGGCATGACGATCTCGAGATGTATGAGCGGGCCCAGGAGGGGCTGAAGTCCAACGGCAATCAATGGGTCAATCTGCGCCGGCTCTACGAGAGCAATGAAGAGCAGGATGTTACTGCAGTCATCAATGGCACGTCGGAGCGCCAGATGCGGAACCAGTTTCATGCCTGGGCCAAATTCATAACCATGGACATGGATCAGCGCGTCGAGGCCGCGGAATGA
- a CDS encoding aromatic-ring-hydroxylating dioxygenase subunit beta, which produces MIDEKTIADFIYREAELLDTMQWQAWLDLFHQEGRYWMPLEWQQQDPVLQPSLMYEDLLLLKVRVERLAGERTFSQKPKSRCHHLLQAPRIVACDEAAGVFKTRTSYIYTETRGDMLERYSGWASHELVRSGDGLKIKLKRVDLVNFDAPFGNIQLFM; this is translated from the coding sequence ATGATCGACGAGAAAACCATCGCGGACTTCATCTATCGGGAGGCTGAGCTGCTCGACACCATGCAGTGGCAGGCGTGGCTTGATCTGTTTCACCAGGAGGGGCGCTACTGGATGCCCCTGGAATGGCAACAGCAGGATCCGGTGCTCCAGCCGTCATTGATGTACGAGGATCTGCTCCTGCTCAAGGTGCGCGTCGAGCGGCTGGCCGGCGAACGCACCTTCAGCCAGAAGCCGAAGAGCCGCTGCCACCACCTGCTCCAGGCGCCGCGGATCGTCGCATGCGACGAGGCTGCCGGCGTGTTCAAGACGCGGACCTCTTACATCTACACCGAGACGCGCGGCGATATGCTGGAGCGTTATTCGGGGTGGGCGTCGCACGAGCTTGTGCGGTCCGGCGATGGCCTCAAGATTAAGCTCAAGCGCGTCGATCTCGTCAATTTCGACGCACCGTTCGGCAACATCCAGCTCTTCATGTGA